Proteins co-encoded in one Eriocheir sinensis breed Jianghai 21 chromosome 5, ASM2467909v1, whole genome shotgun sequence genomic window:
- the LOC126985306 gene encoding uncharacterized protein LOC126985306 isoform X12 has translation MVKLTEDMVVARSRGSDIHNVKKLNCWGSELSDVSVVRKLPNVEVLSLSVNRISTLADFQYCANLQELYIRKNNIADINEILYLRSLPKLKSLWLADNPCAEFEQYRLTVLRALPHLQKLDNVAVDSEEVQKAMVCGISLPSSGRGGEEREMPRSSSVGESLKSESGGGSSLSDCSPPASERRYSQTHTRASQQDVYEQSLDDGYEYSQNVYDDDDEEQPVARRQQGYGHYAAADSERRISQHSNQGSTPQQHYGGRRTSHLRQRELNSSIGHTQYTRRLPNSQASSGYHNANTNGHYYRGEADSRERHHQEAYYQPQSPSRRNSQLVAEENHGDTRGYITTPESSCTHNADNEYDSRNANYLSREDTAPSRRFSQEPRDHRWVSGFVQRVEVVLLLLPGTVITSCPIM, from the exons GGGAAGTGAGCTTTCTGATGTGTCAGTTGTGCGGAAGTTACCAAACGTGGAAGTATTATCTCTCAG tgtcAACCGCATTAGCACATTGGCTGACTTCCAGTACTGTGCCAACCTTCAGGAACTGTATATCAGAAAAAACAATATCGCAGACATAAATGAGATACTTTACCTACGCTCGCTCCCCAAACTCAAAAGTCTGTGGCTCGCTGATAATCCATGTGCAGAATTTGAACA GTACCGCCTCACTGTGCTGCGAGCGCTGCCACACCTTCAGAAGCTTGACAATGTGGCGGTGGATTCAGAGGAGGTGCAGAAGGCCATGGTGTGTGGGATATCTCTTCCCTCTTCGGGCAG AggcggggaagagagggagatgccACGCTCAAGCAGTGTGGGGGAGTCCCTGAAGAGTGAGTCCGGGGGAGGCAGCAGCCTGTCTGATTGCTCCCCGCCCGCCTCTGAGAGACGCTACTCACAGACCCATACCAGGGCATCTCAGCAG GATGTCTATGAGCAGTCCTTGGATGACGGCTATGAATACTCTCAGAATGTgtacgatgacgacgacgaggagcagCCAGTCGCCCGCCGCCAGCAGGGTTACGGCCACTACGCTGCTGCCGACTCCGAACGAAGGATCTCCCAACACTCCAACCAGGGTTCCACTCCTCAG CAGCATTATGGAGGGAGGAGAACAAGTCACCTGAGGCAGCGAGAGTTAAACTCATCAATAGGACACACGCAGTACACACGGAGGCTCCCCAACTCTCAG GCCTCAAGTGGTTACCACAACGCCAACACAAATGGCCACTACTACCGAGGGGAAGCAGACAGCAGGGAGCGGCACCATCAGGAGGCTTACTACCAGCCACAG AGTCCATCACGCCGCAACAGCCAGCTGGTAGCAGAGGAGAACCACGGCGACACTCGCGGGTACATTACAACACCTGAGTCCTCTTGCACTCACAATGCTGACAATGAGTACGACTCACGCAATGCTAACTACCTGAGCCGGGAGGACACGGCTCCCAG CCGGCGCTTCAGCCAGGAGCCCCGTGACCACCGATGGGTGAGTGGCTTTGTCCAGCGTGTTGAGGTGGTGCTGCTCCTGTTGCCTGGCACTGTGATAACATCCTGTCCTATAA TGTGA
- the LOC126985306 gene encoding uncharacterized protein LOC126985306 isoform X5, translating to MVKLTEDMVVARSRGSDIHNVKKLNCWGSELSDVSVVRKLPNVEVLSLSVNRISTLADFQYCANLQELYIRKNNIADINEILYLRSLPKLKSLWLADNPCAEFEQYRLTVLRALPHLQKLDNVAVDSEEVQKAMVCGISLPSSGRGGEEREMPRSSSVGESLKSESGGGSSLSDCSPPASERRYSQTHTRASQQDVYEQSLDDGYEYSQNVYDDDDEEQPVARRQQGYGHYAAADSERRISQHSNQGSTPQASSGYHNANTNGHYYRGEADSRERHHQEAYYQPQSPSRRNSQLVAEENHGDTRGYITTPESSCTHNADNEYDSRNANYLSREDTAPRYTNGTNNFPPTPDNSDNSATNNNPQCPLHRRFSQEPRDHRWCDDERERAYSRSDGYGYSSPPSEAQQPSPASYEQRTVSQDPRYAKGENNRTVQAYCDSAYRRAEQQMDSATRAVSSERSSPTKPYPARPKTRNANLLSAVLCLVKELDYTSLEVVEMAVRCRMEELDD from the exons GGGAAGTGAGCTTTCTGATGTGTCAGTTGTGCGGAAGTTACCAAACGTGGAAGTATTATCTCTCAG tgtcAACCGCATTAGCACATTGGCTGACTTCCAGTACTGTGCCAACCTTCAGGAACTGTATATCAGAAAAAACAATATCGCAGACATAAATGAGATACTTTACCTACGCTCGCTCCCCAAACTCAAAAGTCTGTGGCTCGCTGATAATCCATGTGCAGAATTTGAACA GTACCGCCTCACTGTGCTGCGAGCGCTGCCACACCTTCAGAAGCTTGACAATGTGGCGGTGGATTCAGAGGAGGTGCAGAAGGCCATGGTGTGTGGGATATCTCTTCCCTCTTCGGGCAG AggcggggaagagagggagatgccACGCTCAAGCAGTGTGGGGGAGTCCCTGAAGAGTGAGTCCGGGGGAGGCAGCAGCCTGTCTGATTGCTCCCCGCCCGCCTCTGAGAGACGCTACTCACAGACCCATACCAGGGCATCTCAGCAG GATGTCTATGAGCAGTCCTTGGATGACGGCTATGAATACTCTCAGAATGTgtacgatgacgacgacgaggagcagCCAGTCGCCCGCCGCCAGCAGGGTTACGGCCACTACGCTGCTGCCGACTCCGAACGAAGGATCTCCCAACACTCCAACCAGGGTTCCACTCCTCAG GCCTCAAGTGGTTACCACAACGCCAACACAAATGGCCACTACTACCGAGGGGAAGCAGACAGCAGGGAGCGGCACCATCAGGAGGCTTACTACCAGCCACAG AGTCCATCACGCCGCAACAGCCAGCTGGTAGCAGAGGAGAACCACGGCGACACTCGCGGGTACATTACAACACCTGAGTCCTCTTGCACTCACAATGCTGACAATGAGTACGACTCACGCAATGCTAACTACCTGAGCCGGGAGGACACGGCTCCCAGGTACACCAACGGCACTAACAACTTTCCCCCCACCCCAGATAATTCTGACAACAGTGCCACTAACAACAACCCACAATGCCCCCTTCA CCGGCGCTTCAGCCAGGAGCCCCGTGACCACCGATGG TGTGATGATGAACGGGAGCGTGCCTACAGCCGTTCCGATGGCTATGGCTACTCCTCACCACCCTCAGAGGCACAGCAGCCTTCCCCAGCAAGCTATGAACAAAGAACAGTGTCCCAGGATCCTCGCTATGCTAAG GGGGAAAACAACAGAACAGTGCAAGCATATTGTGACAGTGCTTACCGACGGGCTGAACAGCAGATGGATTCAGCCACCCGAGCTGTGTCTTCAGAGCGCTCCTCCCCAACCAAGCCATACCCTGCCCGACCAAAGACCAGG AATGCCAATTTGCTGTCAGCTGTCCTTTGTCTGGTTAAGGAGCTGGACTACACCAgcttggaggtggtggagatggcgGTGCGTTGTCGTATGGAAGAGCTTGATGACTGA
- the LOC126985306 gene encoding uncharacterized protein LOC126985306 isoform X10, whose product MVKLTEDMVVARSRGSDIHNVKKLNCWGSELSDVSVVRKLPNVEVLSLSVNRISTLADFQYCANLQELYIRKNNIADINEILYLRSLPKLKSLWLADNPCAEFEQYRLTVLRALPHLQKLDNVAVDSEEVQKAMVCGISLPSSGRGGEEREMPRSSSVGESLKSESGGGSSLSDCSPPASERRYSQTHTRASQQDVYEQSLDDGYEYSQNVYDDDDEEQPVARRQQGYGHYAAADSERRISQHSNQGSTPQQHYGGRRTSHLRQRELNSSIGHTQYTRRLPNSQASSGYHNANTNGHYYRGEADSRERHHQEAYYQPQSPSRRNSQLVAEENHGDTRGYITTPESSCTHNADNEYDSRNANYLSREDTAPRYTNGTNNFPPTPDNSDNSATNNNPQCPLHRRFSQEPRDHRWVSGFVQRVEVVLLLLPGTVITSCPIM is encoded by the exons GGGAAGTGAGCTTTCTGATGTGTCAGTTGTGCGGAAGTTACCAAACGTGGAAGTATTATCTCTCAG tgtcAACCGCATTAGCACATTGGCTGACTTCCAGTACTGTGCCAACCTTCAGGAACTGTATATCAGAAAAAACAATATCGCAGACATAAATGAGATACTTTACCTACGCTCGCTCCCCAAACTCAAAAGTCTGTGGCTCGCTGATAATCCATGTGCAGAATTTGAACA GTACCGCCTCACTGTGCTGCGAGCGCTGCCACACCTTCAGAAGCTTGACAATGTGGCGGTGGATTCAGAGGAGGTGCAGAAGGCCATGGTGTGTGGGATATCTCTTCCCTCTTCGGGCAG AggcggggaagagagggagatgccACGCTCAAGCAGTGTGGGGGAGTCCCTGAAGAGTGAGTCCGGGGGAGGCAGCAGCCTGTCTGATTGCTCCCCGCCCGCCTCTGAGAGACGCTACTCACAGACCCATACCAGGGCATCTCAGCAG GATGTCTATGAGCAGTCCTTGGATGACGGCTATGAATACTCTCAGAATGTgtacgatgacgacgacgaggagcagCCAGTCGCCCGCCGCCAGCAGGGTTACGGCCACTACGCTGCTGCCGACTCCGAACGAAGGATCTCCCAACACTCCAACCAGGGTTCCACTCCTCAG CAGCATTATGGAGGGAGGAGAACAAGTCACCTGAGGCAGCGAGAGTTAAACTCATCAATAGGACACACGCAGTACACACGGAGGCTCCCCAACTCTCAG GCCTCAAGTGGTTACCACAACGCCAACACAAATGGCCACTACTACCGAGGGGAAGCAGACAGCAGGGAGCGGCACCATCAGGAGGCTTACTACCAGCCACAG AGTCCATCACGCCGCAACAGCCAGCTGGTAGCAGAGGAGAACCACGGCGACACTCGCGGGTACATTACAACACCTGAGTCCTCTTGCACTCACAATGCTGACAATGAGTACGACTCACGCAATGCTAACTACCTGAGCCGGGAGGACACGGCTCCCAGGTACACCAACGGCACTAACAACTTTCCCCCCACCCCAGATAATTCTGACAACAGTGCCACTAACAACAACCCACAATGCCCCCTTCA CCGGCGCTTCAGCCAGGAGCCCCGTGACCACCGATGGGTGAGTGGCTTTGTCCAGCGTGTTGAGGTGGTGCTGCTCCTGTTGCCTGGCACTGTGATAACATCCTGTCCTATAA TGTGA
- the LOC126985306 gene encoding dynein axonemal assembly factor 11-like isoform X9 encodes MVKLTEDMVVARSRGSDIHNVKKLNCWGSELSDVSVVRKLPNVEVLSLSVNRISTLADFQYCANLQELYIRKNNIADINEILYLRSLPKLKSLWLADNPCAEFEQYRLTVLRALPHLQKLDNVAVDSEEVQKAMVCGISLPSSGRGGEEREMPRSSSVGESLKSESGGGSSLSDCSPPASERRYSQTHTRASQQNVYDDDDEEQPVARRQQGYGHYAAADSERRISQHSNQGSTPQSPSRRNSQLVAEENHGDTRGYITTPESSCTHNADNEYDSRNANYLSREDTAPRYTNGTNNFPPTPDNSDNSATNNNPQCPLHRRFSQEPRDHRWCDDERERAYSRSDGYGYSSPPSEAQQPSPASYEQRTVSQDPRYAKGENNRTVQAYCDSAYRRAEQQMDSATRAVSSERSSPTKPYPARPKTRNANLLSAVLCLVKELDYTSLEVVEMAVRCRMEELDD; translated from the exons GGGAAGTGAGCTTTCTGATGTGTCAGTTGTGCGGAAGTTACCAAACGTGGAAGTATTATCTCTCAG tgtcAACCGCATTAGCACATTGGCTGACTTCCAGTACTGTGCCAACCTTCAGGAACTGTATATCAGAAAAAACAATATCGCAGACATAAATGAGATACTTTACCTACGCTCGCTCCCCAAACTCAAAAGTCTGTGGCTCGCTGATAATCCATGTGCAGAATTTGAACA GTACCGCCTCACTGTGCTGCGAGCGCTGCCACACCTTCAGAAGCTTGACAATGTGGCGGTGGATTCAGAGGAGGTGCAGAAGGCCATGGTGTGTGGGATATCTCTTCCCTCTTCGGGCAG AggcggggaagagagggagatgccACGCTCAAGCAGTGTGGGGGAGTCCCTGAAGAGTGAGTCCGGGGGAGGCAGCAGCCTGTCTGATTGCTCCCCGCCCGCCTCTGAGAGACGCTACTCACAGACCCATACCAGGGCATCTCAGCAG AATGTgtacgatgacgacgacgaggagcagCCAGTCGCCCGCCGCCAGCAGGGTTACGGCCACTACGCTGCTGCCGACTCCGAACGAAGGATCTCCCAACACTCCAACCAGGGTTCCACTCCTCAG AGTCCATCACGCCGCAACAGCCAGCTGGTAGCAGAGGAGAACCACGGCGACACTCGCGGGTACATTACAACACCTGAGTCCTCTTGCACTCACAATGCTGACAATGAGTACGACTCACGCAATGCTAACTACCTGAGCCGGGAGGACACGGCTCCCAGGTACACCAACGGCACTAACAACTTTCCCCCCACCCCAGATAATTCTGACAACAGTGCCACTAACAACAACCCACAATGCCCCCTTCA CCGGCGCTTCAGCCAGGAGCCCCGTGACCACCGATGG TGTGATGATGAACGGGAGCGTGCCTACAGCCGTTCCGATGGCTATGGCTACTCCTCACCACCCTCAGAGGCACAGCAGCCTTCCCCAGCAAGCTATGAACAAAGAACAGTGTCCCAGGATCCTCGCTATGCTAAG GGGGAAAACAACAGAACAGTGCAAGCATATTGTGACAGTGCTTACCGACGGGCTGAACAGCAGATGGATTCAGCCACCCGAGCTGTGTCTTCAGAGCGCTCCTCCCCAACCAAGCCATACCCTGCCCGACCAAAGACCAGG AATGCCAATTTGCTGTCAGCTGTCCTTTGTCTGGTTAAGGAGCTGGACTACACCAgcttggaggtggtggagatggcgGTGCGTTGTCGTATGGAAGAGCTTGATGACTGA
- the LOC126985306 gene encoding uncharacterized protein C2orf16-like isoform X1: protein MVKLTEDMVVARSRGSDIHNVKKLNCWGSELSDVSVVRKLPNVEVLSLSVNRISTLADFQYCANLQELYIRKNNIADINEILYLRSLPKLKSLWLADNPCAEFEQYRLTVLRALPHLQKLDNVAVDSEEVQKAMVCGISLPSSGRGGEEREMPRSSSVGESLKSESGGGSSLSDCSPPASERRYSQTHTRASQQDVYEQSLDDGYEYSQNVYDDDDEEQPVARRQQGYGHYAAADSERRISQHSNQGSTPQQHYGGRRTSHLRQRELNSSIGHTQYTRRLPNSQASSGYHNANTNGHYYRGEADSRERHHQEAYYQPQSPSRRNSQLVAEENHGDTRGYITTPESSCTHNADNEYDSRNANYLSREDTAPRYTNGTNNFPPTPDNSDNSATNNNPQCPLHRRFSQEPRDHRWCDDERERAYSRSDGYGYSSPPSEAQQPSPASYEQRTVSQDPRYAKGENNRTVQAYCDSAYRRAEQQMDSATRAVSSERSSPTKPYPARPKTRNANLLSAVLCLVKELDYTSLEVVEMAVRCRMEELDD, encoded by the exons GGGAAGTGAGCTTTCTGATGTGTCAGTTGTGCGGAAGTTACCAAACGTGGAAGTATTATCTCTCAG tgtcAACCGCATTAGCACATTGGCTGACTTCCAGTACTGTGCCAACCTTCAGGAACTGTATATCAGAAAAAACAATATCGCAGACATAAATGAGATACTTTACCTACGCTCGCTCCCCAAACTCAAAAGTCTGTGGCTCGCTGATAATCCATGTGCAGAATTTGAACA GTACCGCCTCACTGTGCTGCGAGCGCTGCCACACCTTCAGAAGCTTGACAATGTGGCGGTGGATTCAGAGGAGGTGCAGAAGGCCATGGTGTGTGGGATATCTCTTCCCTCTTCGGGCAG AggcggggaagagagggagatgccACGCTCAAGCAGTGTGGGGGAGTCCCTGAAGAGTGAGTCCGGGGGAGGCAGCAGCCTGTCTGATTGCTCCCCGCCCGCCTCTGAGAGACGCTACTCACAGACCCATACCAGGGCATCTCAGCAG GATGTCTATGAGCAGTCCTTGGATGACGGCTATGAATACTCTCAGAATGTgtacgatgacgacgacgaggagcagCCAGTCGCCCGCCGCCAGCAGGGTTACGGCCACTACGCTGCTGCCGACTCCGAACGAAGGATCTCCCAACACTCCAACCAGGGTTCCACTCCTCAG CAGCATTATGGAGGGAGGAGAACAAGTCACCTGAGGCAGCGAGAGTTAAACTCATCAATAGGACACACGCAGTACACACGGAGGCTCCCCAACTCTCAG GCCTCAAGTGGTTACCACAACGCCAACACAAATGGCCACTACTACCGAGGGGAAGCAGACAGCAGGGAGCGGCACCATCAGGAGGCTTACTACCAGCCACAG AGTCCATCACGCCGCAACAGCCAGCTGGTAGCAGAGGAGAACCACGGCGACACTCGCGGGTACATTACAACACCTGAGTCCTCTTGCACTCACAATGCTGACAATGAGTACGACTCACGCAATGCTAACTACCTGAGCCGGGAGGACACGGCTCCCAGGTACACCAACGGCACTAACAACTTTCCCCCCACCCCAGATAATTCTGACAACAGTGCCACTAACAACAACCCACAATGCCCCCTTCA CCGGCGCTTCAGCCAGGAGCCCCGTGACCACCGATGG TGTGATGATGAACGGGAGCGTGCCTACAGCCGTTCCGATGGCTATGGCTACTCCTCACCACCCTCAGAGGCACAGCAGCCTTCCCCAGCAAGCTATGAACAAAGAACAGTGTCCCAGGATCCTCGCTATGCTAAG GGGGAAAACAACAGAACAGTGCAAGCATATTGTGACAGTGCTTACCGACGGGCTGAACAGCAGATGGATTCAGCCACCCGAGCTGTGTCTTCAGAGCGCTCCTCCCCAACCAAGCCATACCCTGCCCGACCAAAGACCAGG AATGCCAATTTGCTGTCAGCTGTCCTTTGTCTGGTTAAGGAGCTGGACTACACCAgcttggaggtggtggagatggcgGTGCGTTGTCGTATGGAAGAGCTTGATGACTGA